A genomic segment from Gracilimonas sediminicola encodes:
- a CDS encoding tetratricopeptide repeat protein, with product MIRTFSYIALLFLLTASAITDGREANKAYESGDYKQAEQLYLSAIEQDPDNAKLYFNLGNAQAKQGKVEDAIQSYMEFRGLAESPEDKAKAEYNIGTLLTQGQKWKPAAAHFKNALKLNPNDLDAKHNYEQALAKQQEQEEEQEGQDQNQQNQPPPEPSEYALAMKEQAEKLVAQRKYAEAYNLMQRALDADDTVRAFNDFIERIKNVSDIDSN from the coding sequence ATGATCCGAACGTTTTCATACATAGCACTTTTATTTCTGCTGACAGCCTCTGCGATAACAGATGGCCGGGAAGCCAATAAAGCCTATGAGAGCGGTGATTATAAGCAGGCGGAACAACTTTATCTTTCTGCGATTGAACAAGACCCTGATAACGCAAAGTTGTATTTCAACCTTGGGAATGCTCAGGCAAAACAAGGAAAAGTGGAAGATGCCATTCAATCTTATATGGAATTCAGAGGTTTGGCGGAATCGCCCGAAGATAAAGCCAAAGCAGAGTATAACATTGGCACCCTGCTCACTCAAGGACAAAAATGGAAGCCTGCTGCTGCTCATTTCAAAAATGCCCTGAAGCTGAATCCGAATGATTTAGATGCAAAGCATAATTATGAACAAGCTCTTGCCAAACAACAAGAGCAGGAAGAGGAACAGGAAGGGCAGGATCAGAATCAACAAAACCAGCCACCGCCGGAACCCAGCGAATATGCCTTAGCCATGAAAGAACAAGCCGAAAAACTGGTAGCACAGCGCAAGTATGCCGAGGCGTATAATTTAATGCAACGCGCCCTCGATGCTGATGATACCGTTCGGGCTTTTAACGATTTCATCGAACGAATTAAAAACGTTTCAGACATAGACTCGAATTGA
- a CDS encoding YebC/PmpR family DNA-binding transcriptional regulator gives MAGHSKWANIRHKKAKEDAKRSKIFTKHIKEITVAAREGGGDVDGNPRLSLAIENAKADNVPKDNIERAIKRGTGEDTGGASYEETTFEGYGPGGIAYFIEVTTDNNNRTVSDIRHIFTKHGGNMGTNGSVGYMFEQKGMIQVPSEGLDDEEFMLEAIDAGATDVDTDDEMFVVYTTREELFEVRNRLEESGFEIENASLIREAVTETKVDEDTAISNLKMMEKFEENDDVNNVFTNMLMDDETVALAENL, from the coding sequence ATGGCAGGACATTCGAAATGGGCGAACATTCGCCACAAAAAAGCTAAAGAAGACGCTAAGCGTTCTAAGATTTTTACCAAGCACATCAAGGAAATTACCGTAGCTGCCCGCGAAGGCGGCGGTGACGTGGATGGCAACCCCCGCTTATCCCTTGCCATCGAAAATGCCAAAGCTGATAACGTACCCAAAGACAATATTGAAAGAGCCATTAAACGCGGTACCGGTGAGGATACCGGCGGAGCCAGCTATGAAGAAACCACTTTTGAGGGATACGGCCCCGGAGGCATTGCCTATTTTATCGAAGTCACTACCGACAATAACAACCGAACGGTAAGCGACATCCGGCACATTTTTACCAAGCACGGAGGTAATATGGGCACCAATGGTTCCGTTGGTTATATGTTTGAACAAAAAGGCATGATTCAGGTACCTTCAGAAGGTCTCGATGATGAGGAGTTTATGCTTGAAGCCATTGACGCCGGTGCCACCGATGTTGATACCGACGACGAAATGTTTGTGGTTTACACCACCCGTGAAGAACTTTTTGAGGTGCGTAATCGTCTTGAAGAGTCCGGGTTTGAAATAGAAAATGCTTCGTTAATACGGGAAGCCGTAACCGAAACTAAAGTAGATGAAGACACGGCCATCTCGAACTTAAAAATGATGGAAAAATTTGAAGAGAATGACGACGTCAACAACGTATTCACCAATATGTTGATGGATGATGAAACCGTTGCTCTCGCTGAAAATCTGTAA
- the bshA gene encoding N-acetyl-alpha-D-glucosaminyl L-malate synthase BshA, whose translation MNIGIVCYPTFGGSGVVATELAKTLAKKGHNIHMMSYAKPARLDTLETGITYHEVSINSYPLFEYPPYDLALATQMVNLIEYQDLDLLHVHYALPHATSAYLAKQIMAEKARHVPVITTLHGTDITLVGSDPSYKHVVEFSIDKSDGVTAVSEYLKKETYERFNIKQDIKVIPNFIDLDRFKKSNKSHFKKAICPNDEKVIVHVSNFRKVKRVPEVITVFAKILESGIESKLLLVGDGPDRQKAEQQCRDLGICEHVRFLGKLEQVEDVLSIADLFLIPSGSETFGLAALEAMSCSVPVISSNIGGLPEVNIHGETGYLCDLDDVECMAEYGVKILSDADLHAKMAANARKQAERYNQDVVVEEYERFYEDVSAKLLHSV comes from the coding sequence ATGAATATAGGAATTGTCTGTTATCCTACTTTTGGCGGAAGTGGTGTTGTAGCTACTGAATTGGCGAAAACACTGGCTAAAAAAGGCCATAATATCCATATGATGAGTTATGCCAAGCCGGCCCGACTCGATACCCTCGAAACCGGTATTACCTACCACGAGGTGTCCATCAATTCTTATCCGTTATTTGAATACCCTCCTTACGATCTTGCCCTGGCAACGCAAATGGTAAACCTGATTGAGTACCAGGATCTGGACTTATTGCATGTTCATTATGCATTACCTCACGCAACCAGCGCATATTTAGCCAAGCAAATCATGGCCGAAAAAGCCCGTCATGTTCCGGTGATTACCACTCTTCACGGAACGGATATCACATTGGTTGGCAGCGATCCGAGTTACAAACACGTAGTAGAGTTCTCGATTGATAAAAGTGATGGAGTGACGGCCGTTTCGGAATATCTGAAAAAAGAAACCTATGAACGGTTCAACATAAAGCAGGACATAAAAGTGATTCCCAACTTTATTGATCTGGATCGCTTCAAGAAATCGAATAAAAGTCACTTTAAGAAAGCGATTTGTCCGAATGACGAAAAAGTGATCGTTCATGTTTCCAATTTCAGAAAAGTGAAACGGGTACCGGAGGTAATCACGGTTTTTGCCAAGATTTTAGAATCCGGTATTGAATCCAAATTATTACTCGTTGGAGACGGACCAGACCGGCAAAAAGCCGAGCAACAATGTCGTGACCTGGGAATTTGTGAACATGTTCGCTTTCTCGGGAAGCTGGAGCAAGTGGAAGATGTGCTGTCTATCGCTGACCTGTTTTTGATTCCATCCGGCTCGGAAACCTTTGGGCTTGCTGCACTGGAAGCGATGAGCTGCAGCGTACCTGTAATCAGTTCTAATATAGGCGGACTACCGGAAGTAAATATTCATGGAGAAACCGGATATCTGTGTGACCTGGATGATGTGGAATGTATGGCCGAATATGGTGTCAAAATTCTTTCGGATGCAGACCTTCACGCTAAGATGGCTGCCAACGCCAGAAAGCAGGCGGAGAGATATAATCAGGATGTGGTGGTTGAGGAGTACGAGAGGTTTTACGAAGACGTAAGCGCAAAACTATTGCATAGCGTGTAA
- the sucC gene encoding ADP-forming succinate--CoA ligase subunit beta — protein sequence MKIHEYQAKEILEKYNVAVPAGIATTTVEETVEAAKKLKEDGASLFVVKAQIHAGGRGKGRTKKNNAKGVVLCKSIDEVKEAAESLLGDVLVTIQTGEEGQLVQRLYVTDGVDIKSEFYLGILMDRAVSKNVIMASTEGGVEIEKVAEETPEKIVKEWVEPGMDLQPNQARRIAFALGLEGDALKKGIKFVQALYKAYEETDANMFEINPLIVTPDNDVYALDAKVTFDDNALYRHKDLAELKDESEENPLELEAQKYNLNYIKLDGNVGCMVNGAGLAMATMDIIKLSGGEPANFLDVGGGANVETVKNGFRIILEDQNVKAILINIFGGIVRCDRVANGVIEAVKDPEIAEKVKNVPIIVRLQGTNAKEAKEIIDNSDLNVISAVLLKEAAEEVSKVLA from the coding sequence ATGAAAATACACGAGTATCAGGCCAAAGAAATTCTTGAAAAATACAATGTCGCGGTTCCGGCCGGAATTGCAACAACTACCGTAGAAGAAACGGTTGAGGCTGCCAAAAAACTGAAAGAAGACGGAGCCTCCCTTTTTGTTGTGAAGGCTCAGATCCATGCCGGTGGACGAGGCAAAGGCCGAACCAAAAAGAATAACGCCAAAGGAGTTGTCCTCTGCAAATCTATTGATGAGGTTAAAGAAGCAGCCGAATCTTTACTGGGTGATGTGCTCGTGACTATCCAAACCGGTGAAGAAGGGCAGCTGGTGCAGCGCCTGTACGTAACCGATGGTGTTGATATCAAATCCGAGTTCTACCTGGGTATTTTGATGGATCGCGCAGTGAGCAAAAACGTAATCATGGCCTCAACCGAGGGTGGCGTTGAAATTGAAAAGGTAGCCGAAGAAACACCAGAAAAAATTGTTAAGGAATGGGTTGAGCCGGGAATGGATCTCCAGCCAAACCAGGCACGTCGTATTGCTTTTGCGTTAGGACTTGAAGGAGACGCGCTCAAAAAAGGCATTAAGTTTGTACAGGCATTGTACAAAGCTTATGAAGAAACCGATGCCAACATGTTCGAGATTAACCCGCTGATCGTCACTCCAGACAATGATGTTTATGCATTGGATGCCAAAGTAACTTTTGATGACAATGCACTGTATCGTCACAAAGATCTGGCTGAACTCAAAGATGAGTCAGAAGAAAACCCACTGGAACTGGAAGCCCAAAAGTACAACCTCAACTACATCAAACTGGATGGAAATGTTGGGTGTATGGTAAACGGCGCCGGACTTGCGATGGCTACCATGGATATTATCAAGCTTTCCGGCGGCGAACCTGCCAACTTCCTGGATGTAGGTGGCGGAGCTAATGTTGAAACCGTAAAAAATGGATTTCGCATTATCCTTGAAGATCAAAACGTGAAGGCTATTCTGATTAATATTTTTGGCGGAATTGTACGTTGCGATCGTGTTGCTAACGGTGTTATCGAAGCGGTGAAAGACCCTGAGATTGCTGAAAAAGTGAAAAATGTGCCGATTATTGTACGTCTTCAGGGAACCAATGCAAAAGAAGCCAAAGAAATCATCGACAACAGTGATTTGAATGTGATTTCTGCGGTATTGCTTAAGGAAGCTGCTGAAGAAGTTTCGAAAGTGCTGGCTTAA
- the pyrR gene encoding bifunctional pyr operon transcriptional regulator/uracil phosphoribosyltransferase PyrR: MKKAQIMTAEDLDRIYLRFAHQFLEGYDDVGRLAIVGMQTRGVHMGKRIVEEIRKSFNTTIDFGVLDVTFYRDDYRSKLKMPEVKVTEIPFDLYDRDIVLVDDVLYTGRTVRSAMDALMAYGRPRSIKFCCMIDRGHRELPVAADYMGMYVPTYENEEVRVKVNELDGEDAVYVVEVEVAENG; the protein is encoded by the coding sequence TTGAAGAAAGCACAAATCATGACGGCCGAAGATCTGGATCGCATTTACCTGCGGTTTGCCCATCAATTTTTGGAAGGCTATGATGATGTTGGCCGCCTTGCCATAGTAGGAATGCAGACGCGCGGTGTTCACATGGGGAAACGCATCGTGGAAGAAATCAGGAAATCCTTCAATACAACCATCGATTTTGGGGTGCTGGATGTAACCTTTTACCGGGATGATTATCGCTCCAAACTGAAAATGCCCGAGGTTAAAGTCACCGAAATTCCCTTCGATTTATACGACCGTGATATTGTGTTGGTAGATGATGTGCTATACACCGGACGAACGGTACGATCGGCAATGGATGCCCTTATGGCCTACGGCCGACCGAGAAGCATTAAGTTTTGCTGTATGATTGACCGCGGACATCGGGAGCTGCCGGTAGCCGCAGACTATATGGGAATGTACGTTCCCACCTATGAAAATGAAGAAGTGCGGGTAAAAGTAAATGAGTTAGACGGCGAAGATGCCGTGTATGTAGTAGAGGTGGAGGTAGCAGAGAATGGATAA
- a CDS encoding aspartate carbamoyltransferase catalytic subunit → MDKPSGEYPFKQKHLLGLTDYSADDIRYVLEQAKYFREILDRPVPKVPTLRDKTIVNLFYENSTRTRLSFELAQKRMGADVVNFSTSSSSTKKGESLKDTIRNISSMKIDMVVVRHESPGVPHFLTKCVDAAILNAGDGAHEHPTQALLDMFTMQTIHPDLTGKKIAIIGDIAHSRVVRSNIIGLKKLGADVVLCGPKTLMPVFVKDMGVEVSYDLEEALAWCDIAMALRIQLERQESGTEFFPSTREYHERFGIKLSHLEKYPEFKIMHPGPVNRGVEMESEVADSDRAVILDQVTNGVAVRMAILYLLSGGNRV, encoded by the coding sequence ATGGATAAACCTTCCGGAGAATATCCCTTCAAACAAAAGCACTTGCTGGGGCTTACCGACTACTCAGCAGATGACATCCGTTATGTATTGGAACAGGCCAAATATTTCAGAGAAATTTTAGATCGCCCGGTGCCTAAAGTGCCAACCCTTCGGGATAAGACTATTGTAAACCTGTTTTATGAAAACAGTACCCGAACCCGGCTTTCTTTTGAGCTTGCCCAAAAACGAATGGGTGCAGATGTGGTGAACTTCTCAACAAGCTCGTCCAGCACCAAAAAGGGGGAGTCGCTAAAAGATACCATTCGCAACATCAGCTCTATGAAGATAGATATGGTTGTGGTTCGGCATGAGAGTCCGGGAGTACCTCACTTTCTTACCAAATGTGTGGATGCAGCAATATTGAATGCCGGGGACGGAGCTCACGAACATCCCACTCAGGCCTTGCTGGATATGTTCACCATGCAAACCATTCACCCCGATCTGACAGGCAAGAAAATTGCTATAATCGGGGATATCGCCCACAGCCGGGTGGTGAGGTCAAATATCATCGGACTGAAAAAATTGGGAGCCGATGTAGTTTTATGCGGGCCGAAAACACTGATGCCGGTATTTGTGAAAGACATGGGCGTTGAGGTTTCTTACGACCTGGAAGAAGCCCTGGCCTGGTGTGATATCGCAATGGCCTTGCGCATACAGCTGGAAAGACAGGAATCGGGCACGGAGTTTTTCCCGTCCACAAGAGAGTACCATGAGCGGTTTGGAATTAAACTTTCTCATCTGGAAAAATATCCCGAGTTTAAAATCATGCACCCCGGTCCTGTTAACCGCGGAGTGGAAATGGAAAGTGAAGTCGCCGACAGCGACCGTGCGGTTATACTGGATCAGGTAACCAACGGAGTAGCGGTGCGGATGGCAATTTTATATTTATTAAGTGGTGGGAACCGAGTTTAA
- a CDS encoding GNVR domain-containing protein, translating to MSEDRKVDILDVATTLALRKKTIAIIVLTATVIGTILAFAWPKTYRSEVSFVVTDGNSINLSGGGLLSGLADIQMGGSSISAEQVLVLLRSTEIQDQLIDEFNLGEVYGNDIPEAQRKMFDNSIEIEDIREGGIGFNSIIALKLAHLGDDPERVYNLVKRYYEVVDSTVQKLNKKNVEDGYLLIKNRLEQNLADMEEAEDSLVAFQSRYGILEVEEQAAAQIGAIAEVRTELVKLEIQINYLQDVLGENSSKLTDLRTQKRALERRYNNLIKGSGEGLETTDGQFDIFQPVEKMPALFVEYLRRYREVMVQEEIYKVLYPQYEQQKLSFEEATSGLMVIDNAVKPTYKHSPKRAYIMIAAFLFGCIVAFIKVYFDKWKEENPEDYERYQKFTSALSFRNADH from the coding sequence ATGAGCGAAGACAGAAAAGTAGATATTTTAGATGTAGCCACAACGTTGGCTTTAAGAAAGAAGACGATAGCGATAATCGTGCTAACGGCGACCGTTATCGGCACTATTTTAGCTTTTGCCTGGCCGAAGACCTATCGATCGGAAGTGTCGTTTGTTGTTACAGACGGGAATTCGATTAACCTCTCAGGCGGTGGTTTACTCAGCGGTTTGGCAGATATTCAGATGGGTGGAAGCAGTATTTCTGCAGAGCAAGTTCTGGTTTTGCTGAGAAGCACGGAAATTCAGGATCAACTGATTGATGAGTTTAACCTCGGGGAAGTTTATGGAAATGACATCCCCGAAGCCCAGCGAAAAATGTTTGATAACAGCATTGAAATTGAAGACATCCGTGAGGGCGGTATTGGTTTTAATTCCATTATTGCTTTGAAATTAGCCCACCTCGGGGATGATCCAGAACGCGTTTATAATCTGGTTAAAAGGTACTATGAAGTGGTTGATTCCACGGTTCAAAAGCTCAACAAAAAGAATGTTGAAGACGGGTACCTGCTGATCAAAAACCGGCTGGAGCAAAACCTGGCCGACATGGAAGAAGCTGAAGACAGTCTGGTTGCTTTTCAAAGCCGGTATGGAATTCTGGAAGTGGAAGAACAGGCGGCAGCTCAGATTGGTGCGATCGCAGAAGTAAGAACCGAGCTGGTGAAGTTGGAAATTCAAATCAACTACCTGCAGGATGTTCTGGGTGAAAACAGTTCAAAGCTTACCGATTTAAGAACTCAGAAAAGAGCCCTTGAACGACGCTATAATAACCTCATTAAAGGCTCGGGTGAAGGATTGGAAACGACCGACGGGCAATTTGATATTTTCCAGCCCGTGGAAAAAATGCCGGCCCTATTTGTGGAGTACTTAAGGAGATATCGTGAGGTAATGGTTCAGGAAGAGATTTACAAAGTGCTTTATCCGCAGTACGAGCAGCAAAAGCTCAGTTTTGAAGAAGCCACATCCGGACTGATGGTGATTGATAATGCCGTTAAGCCAACCTATAAGCACAGCCCCAAGCGAGCATATATCATGATTGCGGCTTTCCTATTTGGCTGTATAGTAGCATTCATAAAAGTTTATTTTGATAAATGGAAAGAAGAGAATCCCGAAGATTATGAGCGGTACCAAAAATTTACTTCGGCTTTAAGTTTTAGAAATGCTGACCATTGA
- a CDS encoding O-antigen ligase family protein: protein MLTIDRLFNGVVLVAPLVVGALFTGVFLVAEDGSSVLPITFFQIALIFSLVIFLAKKLIQGDVTIDVYGLEVLYALFVGLIFLSIVYTPDREEALFYVFRFIALIIMTYIVYGSINSFEQLKKICFIIIGAALLVGAYNLLQVYINPEIAAFNYAGQGQKLMRSSGGALDPNIFASNYFLPIMILMGFFSKEKSFFKRLVLFGFIGLLIGSVLLTYSRSSWVAIAIGTFVIIYYTKNYRIIVYMMVAFLIAIALSETVRQLAFSFLERFINIFAGSSEDSSKYRILLGVTAIYMILDSYLMGVGFQGFSTVFKTYHPPETTLGIYQPHNQFYSVFAELGIIGFILFIGILYVIWKTSTQTINDMPKGSSKRIISVSLFATFIAYLVFYNFLGGMYYNSILFIVIGLIFVSNKFIETSASTQTNLETT from the coding sequence ATGCTGACCATTGATCGGTTATTTAACGGGGTGGTACTTGTAGCGCCGCTTGTTGTAGGAGCTTTATTTACCGGCGTTTTTCTTGTGGCAGAGGACGGTAGTTCTGTGTTACCCATTACGTTTTTTCAAATTGCTCTCATCTTTTCGTTGGTAATTTTTTTGGCAAAAAAGCTTATTCAAGGAGACGTTACTATAGATGTTTATGGTCTTGAGGTTCTGTATGCGCTTTTTGTCGGTCTGATTTTTTTATCTATAGTTTATACCCCTGATCGGGAAGAAGCACTGTTTTATGTTTTCAGGTTTATTGCGTTGATAATAATGACGTACATAGTTTATGGAAGCATCAACTCTTTTGAACAGCTTAAGAAAATATGCTTCATAATTATAGGAGCGGCTTTATTGGTTGGAGCCTATAATCTATTACAAGTCTATATAAACCCTGAAATAGCGGCCTTTAATTATGCCGGTCAGGGGCAGAAATTAATGCGTTCTTCGGGCGGTGCACTGGACCCTAATATTTTTGCAAGCAACTACTTCCTGCCGATAATGATTTTGATGGGCTTTTTTAGTAAAGAAAAATCATTTTTTAAACGATTGGTTCTATTCGGTTTCATAGGTTTATTGATAGGCTCTGTATTACTAACCTATTCAAGAAGTTCTTGGGTAGCCATTGCTATCGGGACGTTTGTGATAATTTATTACACAAAGAACTACCGCATTATAGTGTATATGATGGTAGCGTTTTTAATTGCAATAGCATTAAGCGAGACAGTGCGACAGTTGGCTTTCAGTTTTTTAGAAAGATTTATAAATATTTTTGCCGGTTCTTCTGAAGACTCTTCAAAATACAGGATCTTACTTGGTGTAACAGCGATTTATATGATTTTGGACAGTTATTTAATGGGGGTTGGTTTTCAGGGATTTTCAACCGTTTTCAAAACTTATCATCCGCCAGAAACAACATTAGGTATTTATCAGCCACATAATCAATTTTATTCAGTTTTTGCAGAACTTGGGATCATTGGATTTATACTATTTATTGGCATTCTTTATGTGATATGGAAGACATCGACTCAAACAATAAATGATATGCCAAAAGGGTCAAGTAAAAGGATTATATCAGTTTCACTTTTTGCTACTTTCATTGCTTATCTTGTCTTTTACAACTTTTTGGGGGGTATGTATTATAACAGTATCCTTTTTATAGTAATTGGATTAATATTTGTATCAAATAAATTCATCGAAACTTCGGCAAGCACACAAACGAATTTAGAAACAACTTAG
- a CDS encoding glycosyltransferase family 2 protein encodes MSGELPSVTVGIPVLNEEDHIERVISGFQSTEYPNLIEILVADGGSTDRTQEIVNKMSEGDSRIKLMQNPEKYQSFALNRMIEEAKGDIFVRADGHCLYQEDYLEKNIKVFLTTKSKNVGGSQRYVASNRAQAGTTLAVKSFLGNGGAKYMNENYTGYADTVFLGCFWTKDLRQIGGFSTKNITNQDSELNLRFIEKYGEESIYISPEIKSWYYPRSTYLGLFKQYFRYGRGRLLTKLLHPKSSPIRGLIPFMFICGLMIYGLLDFFLEQDLYFFIFLLFLIVVLLGESMRVVTKHKDNFIEENWTGESPSPGLLSLWLHSMGSILVMQVGHFSGFLYQLIRKFLFRVKGW; translated from the coding sequence ATCTCTGGTGAGCTACCATCGGTAACGGTAGGAATACCGGTACTGAATGAAGAAGATCATATCGAGAGAGTTATATCAGGTTTCCAATCAACCGAATATCCTAATTTGATTGAAATATTAGTCGCCGATGGAGGGAGTACCGACCGAACACAGGAAATTGTTAATAAAATGTCGGAAGGCGACAGCAGAATAAAATTGATGCAGAATCCAGAAAAGTATCAATCTTTTGCTCTTAATAGAATGATTGAGGAAGCAAAAGGAGATATTTTTGTTCGTGCTGATGGTCACTGTTTATATCAGGAAGATTATCTTGAAAAAAACATCAAGGTATTTCTAACTACCAAGTCAAAAAATGTGGGGGGCTCCCAACGATATGTAGCTTCCAATAGAGCACAGGCCGGTACTACGCTGGCAGTGAAAAGTTTTTTGGGGAATGGTGGGGCAAAGTATATGAATGAAAATTATACAGGATATGCTGATACTGTTTTTCTTGGATGTTTTTGGACAAAAGACCTCAGGCAAATTGGTGGGTTTAGCACTAAAAACATTACCAATCAGGACTCGGAGCTTAATCTTCGGTTTATTGAAAAGTATGGAGAAGAGAGTATCTATATAAGTCCGGAAATAAAAAGCTGGTATTATCCGAGAAGTACATATTTGGGTTTATTTAAACAATACTTTAGGTATGGAAGGGGGCGACTACTTACAAAGCTGTTACATCCTAAGAGCTCTCCTATCCGTGGATTGATCCCCTTTATGTTTATCTGTGGTTTGATGATTTATGGTTTGTTAGACTTTTTTTTAGAACAAGATCTATATTTTTTCATTTTCCTTTTGTTTCTCATCGTTGTTCTGTTGGGAGAGTCAATGAGAGTGGTTACTAAGCACAAAGACAATTTTATTGAGGAAAATTGGACCGGAGAATCCCCCTCGCCGGGACTGCTGTCTTTATGGTTACACTCTATGGGCAGCATATTAGTAATGCAGGTAGGTCATTTTAGCGGGTTTCTATATCAATTGATCCGCAAATTCTTATTTCGAGTCAAGGGTTGGTAA
- a CDS encoding glycosyltransferase family 4 protein: protein MDSSFPKIVQLSSVHTLYDTRIFYKICRSLVDAGYNVDLLVQNPGNEVLDGIKVIGLPVAKKKWDRFLKTIPALFRKVIQYPQGTIFHFHDPELIPIGLFLKSCGYRVIYDVHEDVPASILDKEWIYKPLRNLFSRIADKLEKLANSKLDATVVVTKSIRDRFNKSTYLIQNFPQLSELEMTSQREARLESAQVFYVGRISKQRCIVEMIEAIERANAEKEITFLMAGAFDDNELRESIENRKGWKFTDFKGRINRKELSKYAQNSFAGLVLFKPVANHINAQPNKLFEYMAQGLPIIGSDFPLWREIVTENHCGLLVDPEKAEEISKAILWLESHPEEANKMGENGKKMVLKKYNWSIEEKKLLNLYSSIC from the coding sequence ATGGATAGTTCGTTTCCTAAAATCGTGCAGTTAAGTTCGGTTCATACCCTGTATGACACTCGGATATTTTATAAGATCTGCCGTTCTTTGGTAGATGCCGGGTATAACGTGGATCTGTTAGTACAGAATCCCGGAAATGAAGTGTTGGATGGTATAAAGGTTATAGGGCTTCCTGTTGCTAAAAAGAAATGGGATCGATTTCTGAAAACAATACCGGCTTTATTCAGAAAGGTTATTCAGTATCCTCAGGGCACAATTTTTCATTTCCATGATCCGGAACTTATTCCAATCGGGCTTTTCTTGAAAAGTTGTGGTTACAGGGTAATTTATGATGTGCATGAAGATGTACCGGCCAGTATACTCGATAAAGAATGGATTTATAAGCCTCTCCGTAACCTTTTTTCCAGAATTGCAGATAAATTAGAAAAGCTTGCTAACTCCAAGTTAGATGCTACAGTCGTAGTTACGAAATCAATAAGAGACCGATTTAATAAATCCACTTATTTGATTCAGAACTTTCCACAGTTATCTGAGCTTGAAATGACATCACAACGAGAAGCCCGGTTAGAATCAGCTCAGGTATTTTATGTTGGCCGGATTTCAAAACAGCGATGTATTGTTGAAATGATTGAGGCGATTGAAAGAGCTAATGCCGAAAAAGAGATTACTTTTCTGATGGCCGGAGCATTTGATGACAATGAGTTGAGAGAATCAATAGAGAATAGAAAGGGCTGGAAGTTCACTGATTTTAAAGGCCGGATTAACCGAAAAGAACTTTCTAAATATGCGCAAAACTCATTTGCGGGCCTGGTTCTTTTTAAACCGGTCGCCAATCACATAAACGCTCAGCCTAACAAGCTATTCGAATATATGGCTCAGGGGTTGCCGATTATAGGCTCGGACTTTCCTCTTTGGCGAGAAATAGTGACGGAAAACCATTGTGGTCTTTTAGTTGACCCGGAAAAAGCCGAAGAAATATCTAAGGCTATATTATGGTTAGAAAGTCATCCTGAAGAGGCGAATAAGATGGGAGAAAATGGAAAGAAAATGGTGCTTAAAAAGTATAATTGGTCGATTGAGGAAAAGAAGTTGTTAAACTTATACAGTTCAATCTGCTAA